A genomic segment from Chitinophaga flava encodes:
- a CDS encoding helix-turn-helix domain-containing protein codes for MIDIKDLDQPLPDQPRRIMKYVLVYCSSGKLDVFVDHTAFTLQPGDVITITSGQIHHIRKTPKAKGFILEFTLDFFCKDDRDIELIFHNGLFCHFAMNEVIPVDKTILETQLELIREELQQQPYQYLISIHSRITLMLVAINRAKVQRGDEIWKPEALFLRFLEAVRDNFEQNYTLKQFASLLGTTEAKLNEQSRLHAGKTAQNVIYGLVTSEAKRLLTYGDLSVKEIAYKLGFNDPFYFSKFFKKQAELSPKQFKEQYTL; via the coding sequence ATGATTGACATAAAAGACCTGGACCAACCACTTCCCGATCAACCGCGACGCATCATGAAATACGTGCTGGTATACTGTTCTTCCGGCAAACTCGACGTATTTGTGGACCATACTGCCTTTACCCTCCAGCCAGGCGATGTGATCACCATTACTTCCGGCCAGATACATCATATCCGGAAAACACCCAAAGCAAAAGGATTTATACTGGAGTTTACCCTCGATTTCTTTTGTAAGGACGACAGAGATATAGAGCTGATTTTCCACAACGGCCTTTTTTGCCACTTTGCCATGAATGAAGTGATACCAGTAGACAAAACCATCCTAGAAACACAGCTGGAGCTTATAAGAGAAGAGTTACAACAACAGCCCTATCAGTATCTCATCTCTATACATAGCCGGATAACACTGATGCTGGTGGCCATTAACAGGGCCAAGGTACAGCGGGGTGATGAAATCTGGAAACCGGAAGCCCTGTTTCTCCGGTTTCTGGAGGCGGTGCGTGATAACTTTGAACAAAACTATACCCTCAAACAATTTGCTTCCCTGTTAGGCACTACAGAAGCCAAACTTAATGAGCAGTCCAGGTTACATGCCGGCAAAACAGCACAGAACGTCATCTACGGGCTGGTCACCTCCGAGGCCAAAAGGCTGCTGACCTACGGAGACCTCTCCGTAAAGGAAATCGCCTACAAACTGGGATTCAACGATCCTTTCTATTTTTCCAAATTCTTCAAAAAACAAGCGGAGCTCTCTCCCAAACAATTTAAAGAACAGTACACCCTGTAA
- a CDS encoding cupin domain-containing protein — MNTDIQHYITKSNHTEWQPLIEKGIHYKGIFVKSLRYDEAAGRSKTILLRFEPGAHYPYHNHPAGEEIFVLQGEAIVEQTTLHTGDYLYTPPGFKHSVTSQTGCTLLFVVPEEVEIL; from the coding sequence ATGAACACAGACATCCAACACTACATTACTAAAAGTAATCATACCGAATGGCAACCACTCATCGAGAAAGGCATTCATTACAAAGGCATTTTTGTTAAATCGCTCCGTTATGATGAAGCCGCCGGTCGTTCCAAAACCATACTGCTGCGGTTTGAGCCGGGAGCACACTATCCTTATCACAACCACCCTGCAGGTGAAGAGATCTTTGTGCTGCAGGGCGAGGCCATCGTAGAACAAACCACCCTGCATACCGGTGACTATCTGTACACGCCACCAGGGTTCAAACATTCCGTTACCAGCCAAACCGGCTGTACCCTGCTATTCGTAGTTCCCGAAGAGGTGGAAATTCTCTGA
- a CDS encoding TQO small subunit DoxD: protein MRSYQDLAALLLRLALGAGFLSAVASRLSLWGKYSSGWGNFLQYTAQVNTFAPKSLIPAIAITSTILETLLGLLLLLGYQTAITSFGAAILTLLFAAAMTYSSGIKEPLDYSVLAFSAGAFLLSTLPAHRWSIDQYLK, encoded by the coding sequence ATGAGATCCTATCAGGACTTAGCAGCGCTCTTACTACGGCTGGCACTGGGCGCAGGCTTTTTATCAGCAGTAGCCAGCAGATTAAGCTTATGGGGGAAATACTCTTCCGGCTGGGGCAACTTTCTGCAGTATACCGCGCAAGTCAATACATTTGCGCCCAAAAGCCTTATCCCGGCAATAGCCATCACCAGCACCATTCTGGAAACCCTGCTGGGACTCCTATTACTACTGGGATACCAAACAGCCATCACCTCCTTTGGCGCCGCAATACTTACCCTACTGTTTGCTGCAGCTATGACTTATTCTTCCGGTATTAAAGAACCGCTGGACTATTCCGTGTTGGCCTTCAGCGCAGGCGCTTTCCTCCTGTCTACCCTGCCTGCACACCGGTGGAGCATAGACCAGTATTTAAAATAA
- a CDS encoding restriction endonuclease subunit S, translating to MNNVKLCTLGTFRNGISFGKESYGPGLKIITVKDLFKGRYVSTTMLDELLPRALPAHYPHYLVEQGDLLFTRSSLTKTGAGMVAMVHQPTADTLFSGFIIRFRPHPQKCHPHYLLYLLRSPRYRKLLADSALQTNISNVNQDTLGNLSVTIPTMAQQEQIVSALSALDDKIELNIRINTELEALAKTCYHYWFGQYIFPGSLKEQLPEGWHIRQLGTIANTGSGGTPRSSQKSYYENGDIPWINSGELNHPYIATTSNYITESGLNNSSARMFPENTLLMAMYGTTAGKTSLLRIPACTNQAVCAILPHDQEYTYYLKFALETMYPYLTGLRSGSARENLSQDKIRALQIAIPPLRDIRRFNAMVIPLVEQIVNHLWQNEELIKLRDWLLPIMMNDYIKK from the coding sequence ATGAATAACGTTAAACTGTGTACACTCGGTACTTTCAGGAATGGTATCAGTTTCGGTAAAGAGAGTTACGGGCCTGGCCTGAAAATCATCACCGTGAAAGACCTGTTCAAAGGCAGGTATGTTTCCACCACCATGCTGGATGAGCTGCTACCACGGGCACTTCCGGCACATTACCCCCACTACCTGGTAGAGCAGGGAGATTTATTATTCACGCGATCATCACTTACCAAAACCGGTGCCGGTATGGTAGCCATGGTGCATCAGCCGACAGCAGATACATTGTTTAGTGGCTTTATTATCCGCTTCAGGCCTCATCCTCAAAAATGTCATCCACATTATCTGTTGTATCTGCTGAGAAGTCCGCGGTACCGGAAACTGCTGGCTGACAGCGCGCTGCAAACCAACATCTCCAATGTCAATCAGGACACGCTGGGCAATCTCTCTGTGACCATACCCACGATGGCCCAACAGGAACAAATTGTATCCGCATTATCTGCGCTGGATGATAAAATAGAATTAAACATCAGGATCAATACCGAACTGGAAGCCCTCGCTAAAACCTGTTACCATTATTGGTTCGGTCAATATATTTTTCCCGGATCTTTAAAAGAGCAGCTACCCGAAGGCTGGCATATCCGGCAGCTGGGCACTATTGCCAACACCGGGTCCGGAGGCACTCCACGGTCTTCTCAAAAATCATATTATGAAAACGGGGATATTCCCTGGATCAACAGCGGGGAACTCAATCATCCTTATATTGCCACTACCAGCAACTACATTACGGAATCAGGTCTTAACAATTCGAGTGCCCGGATGTTTCCGGAGAATACCCTGCTGATGGCCATGTATGGCACTACTGCCGGTAAAACAAGCCTATTACGGATTCCAGCCTGTACTAATCAGGCCGTTTGTGCTATTCTGCCACATGATCAGGAATATACCTACTATCTGAAGTTTGCCCTGGAAACTATGTATCCGTATCTGACAGGGCTCCGCTCCGGCTCTGCAAGAGAAAATCTCTCGCAGGATAAAATCAGGGCTTTACAAATAGCGATACCACCGCTCAGGGATATACGAAGATTTAATGCGATGGTGATTCCTTTAGTGGAACAGATTGTTAATCATCTCTGGCAAAATGAGGAGCTGATAAAACTCCGGGACTGGCTGCTGCCAATAATGATGAATGATTATATCAAAAAATAG
- a CDS encoding IPT/TIG domain-containing protein, translated as MKRFLFFVIYALALSTVACRKEEKTAMVPLSVTDFLPSSGNPGTVVAVRGTGFSGNVADNNVSFNGTAARVMSANDTMLIVQAPEKGSTGAISVTIGDRTAKGGTYTYQALSIHGISPANGPEGTNVYISGAGFTGTDGPATVSINGHPAIVSNSNDTLLIAIIPANAGGGPIEVSVNGEHAKGPAFNFQAISAIKPARGGAGTKVTITGTGFSTDVAGNLVAFNGQQATVESATATTMVVTVPDNVKTGPVSLSVNGQKTTGPVFTQVPPPAITTIAPLSGPVGSVITITGDNFSELMEEDTVTINGKAATILSASARQLVLNVPASTTSGPLKVIVNGQPVNGPAYTVQALGIIRLVPDNGLAGSIITIKGTGFDPTPANNKVTLNGMNITVSAATDSTLTVTMPTGFTTGNMNVSTGSLAATGPVFRRAGVSTYYTGPVAKGQPHGLVIDSKGNVFVGEVNKITKIAPDGTVTDFAGAATSGNQDGTGTAARFFNIYGLVMDAQDNIYVADAFNNSVRKVTPDGKVTTLMSGLNDSPRYITIDPAGNLYIGTEYNGIHMISQGGAQIKQVSRATVSAPFVYLNGYLYWSNGDANVVQRGNASMGMFSVVAGAFFQDGYVDGGLGTGRLSGPGSMIYDPHTGLIYLVDGANYSIRAVSPADGTISTITGAAGSYQSYRRGNKNGTLQEALITPSQNSAMALDKDGNIYVLEQDLGLIRKITLK; from the coding sequence ATGAAACGATTTTTATTTTTTGTGATATATGCGTTGGCGTTATCGACAGTTGCCTGCAGAAAAGAAGAGAAGACAGCAATGGTGCCGCTGTCTGTTACAGACTTTCTGCCCAGCAGTGGTAATCCGGGTACTGTAGTAGCAGTACGAGGTACCGGCTTTAGCGGTAACGTGGCAGATAATAACGTATCTTTTAATGGCACAGCAGCCAGAGTGATGAGTGCCAATGATACCATGCTGATTGTACAGGCTCCTGAAAAGGGCAGTACTGGTGCTATTTCCGTTACTATCGGAGATCGTACTGCAAAAGGTGGTACCTATACTTACCAGGCACTCAGCATCCACGGTATCTCACCCGCCAATGGGCCGGAAGGTACCAACGTGTATATTTCCGGTGCAGGTTTCACCGGAACAGACGGCCCTGCAACAGTGAGTATCAACGGTCATCCTGCTATTGTGTCCAACTCAAACGATACTTTATTGATCGCTATTATACCGGCCAATGCTGGTGGTGGCCCTATTGAAGTATCTGTCAACGGAGAACACGCTAAAGGCCCTGCTTTCAATTTTCAGGCTATTTCCGCTATTAAACCTGCCAGGGGTGGTGCTGGTACTAAAGTAACCATCACCGGTACTGGTTTTAGTACAGATGTTGCCGGTAACCTGGTAGCTTTCAACGGACAACAGGCCACCGTAGAAAGCGCCACGGCTACTACAATGGTAGTAACGGTGCCGGATAATGTAAAAACAGGTCCGGTATCTCTCTCTGTCAACGGACAAAAGACTACCGGTCCGGTATTTACACAGGTGCCTCCTCCTGCTATCACCACTATCGCACCGCTAAGCGGCCCTGTGGGCAGTGTTATCACGATCACCGGTGATAACTTCAGTGAACTGATGGAGGAAGATACAGTTACCATTAATGGAAAAGCGGCTACTATCTTAAGTGCCAGCGCAAGGCAGCTGGTACTGAATGTGCCAGCCAGCACCACTTCCGGACCGTTAAAAGTCATCGTGAATGGCCAGCCGGTTAACGGTCCCGCCTATACGGTGCAGGCATTAGGTATCATCAGACTAGTACCAGACAACGGACTGGCGGGCTCTATTATCACCATAAAAGGTACCGGCTTTGATCCTACACCTGCCAATAACAAGGTAACCTTAAACGGTATGAACATTACCGTTAGTGCCGCTACTGATAGTACACTCACGGTAACCATGCCGACAGGGTTCACTACCGGCAACATGAATGTATCCACCGGCAGTCTCGCCGCTACAGGTCCTGTTTTCCGCAGAGCAGGTGTCAGCACTTATTACACCGGACCGGTAGCGAAAGGACAGCCGCATGGCCTGGTAATCGACAGTAAAGGAAACGTCTTCGTTGGAGAAGTCAATAAGATCACTAAAATAGCCCCTGACGGTACGGTTACAGATTTTGCAGGTGCGGCTACTAGTGGTAACCAGGATGGTACGGGAACGGCTGCACGTTTCTTCAATATCTATGGTTTGGTAATGGACGCTCAGGATAATATCTACGTGGCAGATGCCTTTAACAACAGTGTCCGTAAAGTAACACCAGACGGCAAAGTAACCACACTGATGTCTGGATTGAATGATTCTCCCCGTTATATTACCATAGATCCGGCTGGTAATCTCTACATCGGCACTGAATATAATGGTATTCACATGATCTCACAGGGAGGCGCTCAGATCAAACAGGTATCCAGGGCTACCGTTTCTGCTCCTTTTGTTTATCTGAATGGTTATCTGTATTGGTCCAATGGTGATGCAAACGTAGTACAACGTGGCAATGCATCGATGGGCATGTTTTCTGTTGTGGCGGGTGCATTTTTCCAGGATGGTTATGTAGATGGCGGCCTGGGTACAGGCAGGCTGAGCGGACCAGGCAGTATGATCTATGACCCGCATACCGGGCTCATTTACCTGGTAGACGGCGCTAACTATTCCATCAGGGCCGTATCACCGGCAGATGGTACAATCAGCACTATTACAGGAGCTGCCGGCAGCTATCAGTCTTACCGTCGCGGTAACAAAAATGGTACCCTGCAGGAAGCGCTGATCACACCTTCGCAGAACTCAGCCATGGCTTTAGACAAAGATGGAAACATCTACGTACTGGAACAAGACCTGGGCTTAATCAGAAAAATCACATTAAAATAA
- a CDS encoding HsdM family class I SAM-dependent methyltransferase encodes MIAHDFAPKAILLIDELKSLCAQHGLGNDGNEFKIISQLFLYKFINDKFLSEARKVLPAISRETSCEQALGALSETGYASLLSQTGKHTAILYPHHFIATLHERQQESGFAQLLDDTLQDINHLNSQTFTVKTFTGSRIPLFDALSLYITDSALRDQFCKAAINKIAPYQFGDFFSQPFDFFATIFEYLIKDYNIDSGGKYAEYYTPAAVAKVIAAILVPEPVSHVSCYDPAAGSGSLLLSLSHTIGADHCTLYSQDISQKSSNLLRLNLILNNLTPFIHHIIQGNTITQPYHREKKFDFIVSNPPFKLDFSDYRQELDTSENKERFFAGIPKIPGKSKDKMAIYLLFIQHVLHSLAPQGKAAIVVPTGFTSSQSGLEKKIREQLIKEKLLRGVLSMPGNLFATTGTHVSVLFLEKNHHRKDVILMDASKSGTTIREGKSLRTILSTEEETQIISAFNQQLPVEGLSVVVSYDDIETGNYSLNPGQYFEMKADQQKMTPELFHITLQQHTQTLKELFAAASHLEKQIHQQLEALKHE; translated from the coding sequence ATGATAGCCCACGATTTTGCCCCAAAGGCAATACTCCTGATCGATGAACTAAAAAGCCTCTGCGCACAGCATGGCCTGGGCAATGATGGAAATGAATTTAAAATCATTTCACAGCTGTTCCTCTACAAGTTCATCAATGATAAATTTCTGTCGGAAGCCCGTAAGGTGTTACCGGCCATCTCCCGGGAAACAAGCTGTGAACAAGCACTTGGCGCCCTGTCTGAAACCGGATATGCTTCCCTGCTTTCACAAACCGGTAAACATACCGCTATCCTGTATCCCCACCACTTTATTGCCACACTCCATGAAAGGCAACAGGAAAGCGGCTTTGCGCAGTTGCTGGATGATACGCTGCAGGACATCAACCATCTCAACAGCCAGACTTTTACCGTTAAAACATTCACCGGCAGCCGGATTCCTCTCTTTGATGCACTGAGTCTGTATATCACCGATAGCGCCCTGAGAGATCAGTTCTGTAAAGCTGCCATCAACAAAATAGCTCCTTATCAATTCGGGGATTTTTTTTCGCAGCCATTCGATTTTTTTGCCACCATTTTTGAATATCTCATCAAAGATTATAATATCGACAGTGGTGGTAAATATGCGGAGTATTATACTCCAGCCGCCGTGGCCAAGGTGATCGCGGCGATCCTCGTTCCTGAGCCGGTATCACATGTTTCGTGCTATGATCCCGCTGCTGGTTCCGGCTCTCTGCTGCTAAGCTTGTCCCATACTATCGGAGCTGACCACTGCACGCTCTACTCTCAGGATATTTCCCAGAAATCATCGAACCTGCTACGGCTCAATCTGATACTCAACAACCTCACACCCTTTATCCATCATATCATTCAGGGTAATACTATCACGCAGCCATATCATCGCGAAAAAAAATTCGACTTCATTGTATCCAATCCTCCTTTTAAACTCGACTTCAGCGATTACCGGCAAGAGCTGGACACATCCGAAAACAAGGAACGTTTCTTCGCCGGTATTCCCAAAATCCCCGGCAAGAGCAAAGACAAAATGGCCATCTACCTGCTGTTTATTCAACATGTGCTGCACTCCCTTGCACCACAAGGGAAAGCAGCGATCGTTGTGCCTACCGGTTTTACTTCCAGCCAAAGCGGCCTCGAAAAAAAAATCAGGGAACAGCTGATAAAAGAAAAACTGCTGCGGGGCGTATTATCAATGCCGGGCAATTTGTTTGCCACTACCGGCACACATGTTTCTGTTCTTTTTCTGGAGAAGAACCATCATCGGAAGGATGTTATACTGATGGACGCCTCCAAATCAGGTACCACCATCAGGGAAGGAAAAAGCCTGCGTACCATACTATCGACAGAAGAGGAAACACAGATCATCAGCGCCTTTAATCAACAACTGCCAGTGGAAGGCCTTTCAGTGGTAGTATCTTATGATGATATTGAAACCGGTAACTATTCCCTCAACCCAGGCCAGTATTTTGAGATGAAGGCAGATCAACAGAAAATGACACCGGAGCTTTTCCATATTACATTACAACAACATACCCAAACGCTGAAAGAGCTGTTTGCCGCAGCCTCCCACCTGGAGAAACAGATCCATCAACAACTGGAAGCACTTAAACATGAATAA
- a CDS encoding MFS transporter, which produces MEIKLGLKENWQQFSLLVLVNMLVGGMVGLERTVVPLVGTEEFKIGSDVVVFSFIIAFGVVKAFTNLISGVLADKYTRKKVLISGWLFGLPVPFLLAWGPGWNWILLANVLLGISQGLAWSMTVNMKIDLVGPKKRGLAMGLNEAAGYGAVGLTALLTGYLASSYGLRPQPFYIGIAYTIIGLLLSVLVIRDTRKYAQLESKQINTTTVPKPGLAWVFKETSLKNKNLFAVSQAGLVNNLNDGMSWGVFPLLFISAGVGLEGVGWIKAIYPVVWGVGQVVTGPLADRLGRKPLIVWGMFVQVLGHVVIGFKFFEPLTAGLVGSVLLGLGTAMVYPALLAAVGDTAHPAWRASSLGVYRFWRDIGYAVGALMAGVVAGLFGLIWAVHIAGLLTLLSGLVVLLRMKETIHAKSENVEHNTTTAQTILS; this is translated from the coding sequence TTGGAAATTAAACTAGGCTTAAAGGAAAACTGGCAGCAATTTTCGCTGCTGGTGCTGGTGAATATGCTGGTGGGGGGCATGGTGGGCCTTGAAAGGACAGTGGTACCATTAGTGGGTACGGAAGAATTTAAAATAGGTTCCGACGTTGTTGTCTTCTCTTTTATCATCGCATTCGGTGTTGTGAAAGCCTTTACCAATCTGATTTCGGGTGTATTAGCCGATAAATACACCCGAAAAAAAGTACTGATATCAGGATGGCTCTTCGGCTTGCCGGTTCCTTTCCTGTTGGCCTGGGGACCTGGCTGGAACTGGATACTGCTGGCCAATGTTCTTCTGGGTATCAGTCAGGGCCTGGCCTGGTCCATGACGGTGAACATGAAGATAGACCTGGTAGGACCGAAGAAACGTGGTTTAGCCATGGGCCTGAACGAGGCCGCAGGATACGGAGCGGTGGGCTTAACAGCCTTACTGACAGGATACCTCGCATCATCGTATGGACTAAGACCGCAACCTTTTTATATCGGTATCGCCTATACGATAATTGGCTTGTTGCTTTCTGTGCTGGTCATCAGAGATACCCGCAAATATGCACAGCTGGAATCAAAACAAATTAATACAACCACGGTCCCCAAACCGGGATTAGCCTGGGTTTTCAAAGAAACTTCATTGAAGAATAAAAACCTTTTTGCGGTTTCTCAGGCAGGGTTGGTCAATAATCTGAATGATGGCATGTCCTGGGGAGTGTTCCCGTTATTGTTCATTTCAGCAGGAGTAGGCCTGGAAGGTGTGGGATGGATAAAAGCCATATACCCGGTGGTATGGGGAGTGGGCCAGGTGGTGACGGGCCCGCTGGCAGACCGCTTGGGACGAAAACCACTGATCGTTTGGGGAATGTTTGTCCAGGTACTGGGTCATGTGGTAATTGGGTTTAAGTTTTTTGAACCGTTAACAGCCGGCCTGGTAGGATCTGTATTACTGGGATTGGGAACGGCCATGGTGTATCCGGCCTTATTGGCAGCTGTCGGTGATACGGCACATCCCGCCTGGAGGGCTTCCTCCCTGGGAGTATACCGGTTCTGGAGAGATATCGGTTATGCGGTGGGTGCATTGATGGCAGGCGTTGTGGCCGGTTTATTCGGACTGATATGGGCCGTACATATTGCCGGGCTCCTGACACTATTGTCCGGCCTGGTTGTTTTACTGCGGATGAAAGAAACCATCCACGCTAAGTCAGAGAACGTAGAACATAACACAACAACAGCTCAAACAATCTTGTCATAG